The following are encoded together in the Arcticibacterium luteifluviistationis genome:
- the lpxA gene encoding acyl-ACP--UDP-N-acetylglucosamine O-acyltransferase, whose product MNQPLAYVHPEAKIAQNVVIEPFTSISKDVVIEEGTWIGPNVTIMEGARIGKNCKIFPGAVISAVPQDLKFQGEYTTVEIGDNSTIRECVTINRGTVDKYKTVVGKNCLVMAYVHIAHDCIIGDNVILANCVQLAGHITIADFVFIGGTTAVHQFVKIGAHAMIAGGSLVRKDVPPFIKAAREPLGFGGVNSIGLRRRNFSNEKIAEIQEVYRYLFLKGLNMADARRAIELEMDATPERDEVLDFLKTSERGIIKNGNLRSDDK is encoded by the coding sequence ATGAATCAGCCACTGGCTTATGTTCATCCTGAAGCAAAAATAGCTCAAAACGTAGTTATAGAACCTTTTACTTCGATTTCTAAGGATGTTGTCATTGAAGAGGGAACTTGGATAGGACCAAACGTTACTATAATGGAAGGTGCTAGAATTGGTAAAAACTGCAAGATTTTTCCAGGGGCTGTTATTTCAGCCGTTCCACAGGATTTAAAATTTCAAGGAGAATACACCACAGTAGAGATTGGGGATAATTCCACAATCAGAGAATGTGTGACCATCAACAGAGGTACTGTAGATAAGTACAAAACAGTAGTAGGTAAAAACTGCTTGGTGATGGCTTATGTTCATATTGCTCATGATTGTATTATAGGTGATAATGTTATCTTAGCTAACTGTGTTCAGTTGGCAGGTCACATCACTATTGCAGACTTTGTCTTTATTGGAGGTACCACCGCCGTTCACCAGTTTGTTAAAATTGGAGCTCATGCTATGATAGCTGGTGGTTCTTTGGTAAGAAAAGATGTTCCCCCATTCATAAAAGCTGCTAGAGAGCCATTAGGTTTTGGTGGTGTCAATTCTATTGGCCTTAGAAGAAGAAACTTTAGCAACGAGAAAATTGCTGAGATTCAGGAAGTTTATCGCTATTTATTCTTGAAGGGGTTAAATATGGCAGATGCCAGAAGAGCCATTGAACTAGAGATGGACGCTACACCTGAACGTGATGAGGTTTTAGATTTCCTTAAAACTTCTGAAAGAGGTATCATTAAAAATGGTAACCTTAGATCAGACGATAAATAA
- a CDS encoding HD domain-containing protein produces MYKQNKRKILNDPVYGFVTLPSDLVYDLIEHPYFQRLRRVKQLGLTDFVYPGALHSRFQHAIGAMHLMGQVLNSLEAKGNLIMEVEREAAQIAILLHDIGHGPFSHVLEYTLLEGVNHEKITEMIMEKLNVVFDGRLNLAIEMFKNTYHRKFFNQLISSQLDMDRLDYINRDSFFTGVAEGRIGVERIIKMLDIHKEGLVVEEKGLLSVETFLNARRMMYWQVYLHKTAISAEVILIKALERARELKNKGKEVECPKDLEKFLRRKIDLATFVKENDILESFLKIDDTDILFCIKTWVNHDDKVLSFLAQSFLNRKLYKIRFSDESPSEEEINKVRQHLLKEGVNPQELKYFYHVGSISNAGYVLENSSIDIMMKSGEVQDIVDASDLPTIKALGKIVKKHYLCWAKNVYLHF; encoded by the coding sequence ATGTACAAACAGAACAAAAGAAAAATACTGAACGATCCCGTTTATGGCTTTGTAACCTTGCCGAGCGACCTCGTTTACGATTTAATAGAGCATCCTTACTTTCAAAGACTCCGTAGAGTAAAACAATTAGGCTTAACCGACTTTGTGTATCCAGGAGCACTTCATTCAAGATTTCAACATGCCATAGGTGCCATGCATCTCATGGGACAAGTCTTAAATAGTTTAGAGGCTAAAGGGAACCTCATCATGGAGGTGGAGCGTGAAGCTGCTCAAATAGCCATCTTACTTCATGATATAGGGCATGGACCGTTTTCTCATGTATTAGAATACACTTTGTTAGAAGGTGTAAATCATGAAAAAATCACAGAAATGATAATGGAGAAGTTGAATGTAGTCTTTGACGGGAGGCTTAATTTGGCTATAGAAATGTTTAAGAATACCTATCATAGGAAATTTTTCAACCAGCTCATATCTAGTCAGCTTGATATGGATAGATTGGATTACATCAATCGTGATAGTTTTTTCACTGGAGTAGCAGAAGGTAGGATAGGGGTAGAAAGAATTATTAAAATGCTAGACATTCACAAGGAAGGTTTGGTGGTTGAAGAAAAGGGGCTTTTGAGTGTTGAGACCTTTCTTAATGCTAGGAGAATGATGTATTGGCAGGTTTACCTGCATAAAACTGCGATTAGTGCGGAGGTAATTTTGATAAAAGCACTAGAGCGAGCCAGAGAGTTAAAGAATAAGGGTAAAGAGGTAGAGTGTCCAAAAGATTTAGAGAAGTTTTTAAGAAGGAAAATTGATTTAGCAACCTTTGTTAAAGAAAATGATATTTTAGAAAGCTTTTTGAAAATAGATGATACCGATATTCTTTTTTGTATCAAAACGTGGGTAAATCACGATGATAAGGTTCTTTCTTTTTTAGCACAGTCTTTTTTAAATAGAAAGTTATATAAAATAAGATTTTCGGATGAGAGTCCTTCAGAGGAAGAAATAAATAAGGTAAGACAGCATTTATTAAAAGAAGGCGTTAATCCTCAAGAACTGAAGTACTTTTATCATGTTGGGAGTATTAGTAATGCAGGCTATGTACTAGAGAATAGTAGTATTGATATTATGATGAAATCTGGTGAAGTTCAAGATATAGTTGATGCCTCCGATTTACCGACCATCAAGGCTTTAGGGAAGATCGTCAAAAAACACTATCTATGTTGGGCCAAAAATGTATATTTGCATTTTTAA
- a CDS encoding DUF2652 domain-containing protein: MSQNALLFIPDISGYTKFINHTDVEHSRHIVSELLEVLLDKNTLNLELAEIEGDALFLYKLQSTSTIEDVWAQAKKMFIAFHEHLLLYKHRRICDCGACLTASSLSLKFVVHLAPIDFIEVAGRKKPYGPEVVKVHRLLKNDIQNSEYLLLSNETTSALGLFSGSEKVKHYETKYDFGPYKYSAIDISPLRSEVSVIPKFEVTKSKVELLNFKIDIAASLDDVHEITSNFAYRHLWNKGVDSISYEKDKVNRAGSTHLCVINGNTVEFETLDTGQERRPLIYAERTKSAPFASQLDNFYVFTETETGTNIELTLFATFKKYRGWAKYLLRLFMKRNIHKSLIELKALAEETGLQKLQAQVNGYNE; this comes from the coding sequence ATGAGCCAAAATGCCTTACTTTTTATTCCAGATATAAGTGGTTATACCAAATTTATCAATCATACGGACGTAGAGCATAGTCGTCATATTGTTTCAGAATTATTGGAGGTATTATTGGATAAAAATACCTTGAATTTAGAATTGGCAGAAATAGAAGGCGATGCCCTTTTTCTGTATAAATTACAGAGTACATCTACTATTGAAGATGTCTGGGCTCAGGCCAAAAAAATGTTCATAGCCTTCCACGAACATCTTTTACTTTATAAGCACAGAAGAATTTGTGATTGTGGAGCTTGTCTTACAGCCAGCAGTTTGAGCCTAAAGTTTGTTGTTCACTTAGCTCCAATTGATTTTATAGAAGTAGCTGGTAGAAAGAAACCTTATGGCCCCGAGGTGGTTAAGGTTCATCGACTTTTGAAAAATGATATTCAGAACAGCGAATATTTACTACTATCTAATGAAACAACTTCGGCTTTAGGATTATTTTCCGGTTCAGAAAAAGTCAAGCATTATGAAACTAAATATGATTTTGGTCCTTATAAGTATTCGGCCATTGATATAAGCCCGCTTCGGTCAGAGGTGTCAGTCATCCCTAAGTTCGAAGTGACCAAATCAAAAGTTGAGCTATTGAATTTCAAAATCGATATTGCAGCATCGCTAGATGACGTGCATGAAATTACCAGTAATTTTGCTTATCGCCATTTATGGAATAAAGGGGTAGATTCTATTTCTTATGAAAAGGATAAGGTCAATAGAGCAGGGTCCACGCACCTTTGTGTCATTAATGGCAATACGGTAGAGTTTGAGACACTGGATACAGGCCAAGAAAGAAGGCCTCTTATTTATGCGGAGAGAACTAAATCTGCTCCTTTTGCAAGTCAACTGGATAACTTTTACGTATTCACCGAAACAGAAACAGGTACCAATATAGAACTTACCCTTTTTGCAACATTCAAAAAATATAGAGGATGGGCTAAGTACCTGCTAAGATTATTTATGAAGAGGAATATACATAAAAGCTTAATCGAGCTTAAGGCCTTAGCCGAAGAAACTGGACTGCAAAAACTACAGGCACAGGTGAATGGGTATAATGAATAG
- a CDS encoding ABC transporter ATP-binding protein: MVTLDQTINKHVEIKLENVGKKFSNEWIFKNLNFTFQGGKKYALTGFNGSGKSTLLQVTSGLVPSNLGNIQYQIGGRDIPEDTVYKHIYITAPYIELIEEYTLSEAIDFHVKFKPFSNNMSKESFLSLIYMEKEANKLIKQFSSGMKQRLKLGLAFCSESDAIFLDEPTTNLDEQGIQWYLAMVSKLEPTKLVIISSNDDREYGFCDEILEVNDYKVRKS, translated from the coding sequence ATGGTAACCTTAGATCAGACGATAAATAAACACGTGGAGATAAAGCTTGAAAATGTTGGGAAGAAATTTAGCAATGAATGGATTTTCAAAAATCTCAACTTTACTTTCCAAGGTGGTAAAAAGTATGCCTTAACTGGTTTTAACGGTTCTGGCAAATCTACATTGCTGCAAGTTACTTCTGGGCTTGTCCCTTCTAATTTAGGTAATATTCAATACCAAATTGGAGGCCGGGACATACCAGAAGACACTGTCTATAAACACATATACATAACTGCTCCTTATATTGAATTAATAGAAGAGTACACGCTGTCAGAAGCTATAGATTTTCATGTGAAGTTTAAGCCTTTTAGTAATAATATGAGCAAAGAGTCTTTTCTTAGCTTGATATATATGGAGAAAGAGGCAAATAAGCTGATTAAGCAATTTTCCTCTGGAATGAAACAGCGATTAAAATTAGGACTAGCTTTTTGTTCAGAATCGGATGCTATTTTTTTGGACGAGCCTACCACTAATCTTGATGAACAAGGTATTCAATGGTATTTAGCTATGGTTTCTAAACTAGAACCAACTAAATTAGTTATTATTTCCTCAAATGATGACAGAGAGTACGGCTTTTGTGATGAGATTTTGGAAGTCAATGACTATAAGGTCAGGAAGTCTTAA
- the lpxD gene encoding UDP-3-O-(3-hydroxymyristoyl)glucosamine N-acyltransferase: MKFTVRQIAQLIGGEVEGDDSLEIDQFYKIEEGQKGGISFLANPKYEAFIYKTGSSAVIVADSFIAKDSINSSLIKVKDPYSSFSVLLSEYEKLNKKKKVGISALAFIDPTAELSENVYIGNFSQISENSKIGEGSVIYPQVFIDENVTIGKNCILYAGVKLFADTVIGDNCTIHGGAVIGCDGFGFAPQKDGTYKNVPQTGNVILGDNISIGSNSSIDRATIGSTIIKNGAKIDNLVQVGHNVTIGKNTVIASQTGIAGSTKIGDNCSVGGQVGFAGHLEVANGTKIGAQSGINTDVVKENLTLNGTPHMEMRKHQRSLVFFRKLPELDKRISDLEKKKDN, encoded by the coding sequence ATGAAATTCACGGTACGTCAAATTGCACAACTCATCGGGGGAGAGGTTGAAGGAGATGATAGTTTGGAAATTGACCAGTTTTATAAGATTGAGGAAGGGCAGAAAGGAGGAATTTCTTTCTTAGCAAATCCGAAATACGAAGCATTTATTTATAAAACGGGCTCATCTGCCGTAATAGTTGCTGACTCTTTTATAGCCAAAGACTCTATAAACTCTTCTTTAATTAAAGTTAAAGACCCTTACAGCTCGTTTTCTGTATTACTTTCAGAGTACGAAAAACTTAACAAAAAAAAGAAGGTAGGTATTTCAGCGTTAGCTTTTATTGACCCCACAGCCGAACTCTCTGAGAATGTATATATTGGAAATTTTTCTCAAATTTCTGAGAATTCCAAGATAGGAGAGGGGTCTGTTATTTATCCCCAAGTTTTCATTGACGAAAATGTAACTATTGGCAAAAACTGTATTCTTTATGCAGGTGTTAAACTTTTTGCAGATACTGTTATTGGAGATAATTGTACGATACACGGTGGAGCAGTAATTGGCTGTGATGGTTTTGGTTTTGCTCCTCAGAAAGACGGAACATATAAGAATGTTCCTCAAACTGGTAATGTTATATTAGGAGATAATATTTCAATCGGGTCCAATTCGTCTATTGATAGAGCGACTATAGGAAGCACTATTATTAAGAATGGAGCCAAAATTGATAACCTAGTACAGGTAGGCCACAATGTTACTATCGGAAAAAACACGGTAATAGCTTCTCAAACTGGAATAGCTGGTTCTACCAAAATTGGAGATAATTGTAGTGTAGGAGGCCAAGTTGGTTTCGCAGGACATTTGGAAGTTGCTAATGGCACTAAAATTGGTGCTCAGTCTGGTATAAATACCGATGTAGTAAAAGAAAATTTGACGTTGAATGGTACTCCACACATGGAGATGAGAAAGCATCAAAGGTCACTGGTGTTTTTTAGGAAATTACCAGAACTAGATAAGCGTATTAGTGATTTAGAAAAGAAAAAAGATAATTAA
- a CDS encoding DUF7948 domain-containing protein, whose amino-acid sequence MMTESTAFVMRFWKSMTIRSGSLKTFLLFAFLFILSFTSFSNQPSGQYIFIENKGQWHADVLFKASIPGGFIFVKNSGLEYIFYDTEKLAELHFGGANSEHAKSSINDINIQRVSLVFKNTKPAAIVQVANPVSQKFNYYYGNDSLKWVSGAKGYNEVWLREIYPNIDFRLYGVGAALKYEYVVHPEGDPDNINMEYHGQNDISIENGELRLKTKVNSFKEFQPFTFQERANTKVVVDAKFILDQNGISFDLGEYDKTNDLVIDPELVFSTYSGSFADNWSHTATFDDQGNLYAGGTVFGANFPITGNSIQAVVAGASNESGMALSTDMVIQKYSSDGSELLYSTFLGGDQSEVPHSLICNSKGELVIFGTTSSSEFPVSLNAFQKEFKGGNGLNNGAVTTGIDFINGTDLFLTVLSPDGSKLVGSTFVGGTSNDGLHNNQALSIRNYGDEFRGEVYVDDEDDIYVASITSSSDFPLANSQSTLSSSYDGVVFQLNREVSDLKWSTYIGGSDYDAAYGIRVNKAKDVYVLGTSLSSDLVSSSNALNPKLQGNADAFVALYRETKLRELTYLGTEEEEVGNLLDLDNDGNVYVFGLTKGIYPIVGNVFRNPESGQFIHSLNPSLSQTRFSTVFGTARGIGIVDLVPTAFLVNDCGNIYLAGWGGLINSNNGYNLESTTTGLPISSNAYRKETTGSNYYFAIFEENAKSLLYATYFGSESPENPFNERGDHLDGGTCRFDKNGIIYHSACVCRGNDGLVGFPTENGFQKNHNNSNCNMAAFKFDIDDLAANFDIVDGSNVNPDVVCAGTEINLRNNSVGALTYQWSINNEVISRLENAKYTFEEGGIYELKLEAFNRVSCAKSDSFLRKIEVIFYETEISPDTTVCPLASIQLVANGGESYKWFPSELLVNANSSRPTAKVSESTTFTVEITNEQCTVRKTLDLIVDDKSDFQVAPDLEVCTGQEVKIWASGFADYFVWSVPEVGEITDSVILARPKKNTTYFVKAYYPDGCVLDNAVNLTVDQSFAPAFDYLLDYHCDQSFDLIFENKSPQTGIFTWDLGIGDSLNTLAPVAYTYAKAGDYTVRLKATNEIGCTLEVEKVVNIPEKAQLIPNAISPNGDGKNETFVIAIPDASLNVYNRWGKLDYENPTYDNSWGTDVESGTYFYELKLVNGELCKGWVEVFK is encoded by the coding sequence ATGATGACAGAGAGTACGGCTTTTGTGATGAGATTTTGGAAGTCAATGACTATAAGGTCAGGAAGTCTTAAAACTTTCCTTCTGTTCGCCTTTCTTTTTATTCTCTCTTTTACCTCTTTTTCAAATCAACCTTCGGGTCAATATATTTTTATTGAGAACAAAGGGCAATGGCACGCTGATGTCTTATTCAAGGCCAGCATTCCTGGAGGTTTTATTTTTGTCAAAAATAGCGGTCTGGAGTATATATTCTACGATACAGAAAAGCTTGCAGAATTGCATTTTGGTGGTGCAAATTCCGAACATGCAAAAAGTAGTATTAATGATATTAATATTCAAAGGGTTTCGCTAGTTTTTAAGAATACAAAACCGGCAGCAATCGTCCAAGTTGCAAATCCGGTCTCACAAAAATTTAATTATTATTATGGAAATGACTCTTTAAAGTGGGTTTCCGGTGCTAAAGGCTATAATGAAGTTTGGTTAAGAGAGATATACCCAAACATTGATTTTAGACTTTACGGGGTAGGGGCAGCTTTAAAATATGAGTATGTGGTTCATCCAGAAGGAGACCCAGATAATATAAATATGGAATATCACGGACAAAATGATATTAGCATAGAAAATGGGGAGTTGAGGTTAAAGACGAAAGTAAATTCCTTTAAAGAGTTTCAACCCTTTACGTTTCAAGAAAGAGCCAATACGAAGGTTGTAGTTGATGCAAAATTTATTTTAGACCAAAATGGAATTTCTTTTGACCTTGGGGAGTATGATAAAACAAATGATTTAGTCATTGACCCAGAACTTGTTTTCTCTACGTATAGTGGTTCATTTGCAGATAACTGGAGTCACACAGCCACTTTTGATGATCAAGGAAACCTATATGCGGGTGGAACTGTTTTTGGAGCTAATTTTCCTATTACCGGGAATTCCATACAAGCGGTAGTAGCCGGGGCCAGTAATGAATCAGGCATGGCACTCTCTACAGACATGGTTATTCAAAAATATAGTTCAGATGGCTCTGAATTACTATATTCTACGTTTTTAGGTGGAGATCAATCAGAAGTTCCACATAGTCTGATATGCAATTCAAAAGGCGAATTAGTAATTTTTGGTACCACGTCATCTTCTGAATTTCCAGTTTCTCTCAATGCTTTTCAAAAAGAATTTAAAGGAGGAAATGGATTAAATAATGGAGCCGTTACCACGGGTATCGACTTTATAAATGGAACAGATTTATTTCTTACTGTTTTAAGTCCGGACGGTTCTAAGTTAGTAGGAAGCACTTTTGTAGGTGGTACCTCAAATGATGGTTTACATAATAATCAAGCTTTGTCTATAAGAAACTATGGGGACGAGTTTAGGGGGGAGGTTTATGTAGATGATGAAGATGATATTTATGTAGCTTCTATAACTAGCTCGTCTGATTTTCCCTTAGCTAATTCTCAATCTACCTTGTCTTCGTCTTATGATGGTGTGGTTTTCCAATTAAATAGAGAAGTTTCAGACTTAAAATGGAGCACATATATTGGTGGGAGTGACTATGATGCAGCCTACGGTATAAGAGTGAATAAAGCAAAAGATGTTTATGTTTTAGGAACTAGCCTTAGCTCAGACTTGGTGAGTTCTTCCAATGCTCTTAACCCTAAACTCCAAGGTAATGCTGATGCTTTTGTGGCCTTATATAGGGAGACTAAGCTTCGTGAATTGACCTATTTGGGTACGGAAGAAGAAGAGGTGGGAAACCTGTTAGATTTAGATAATGATGGTAATGTGTATGTTTTTGGTTTAACAAAAGGGATTTATCCTATTGTAGGTAATGTTTTTAGAAACCCAGAGAGTGGTCAATTTATTCACTCTTTAAATCCCTCATTATCTCAAACTCGGTTTTCAACAGTTTTTGGTACGGCACGTGGAATTGGGATAGTTGACTTAGTGCCAACAGCTTTTTTGGTTAACGATTGTGGGAATATCTATTTGGCAGGTTGGGGTGGATTAATCAATTCCAATAATGGTTATAATCTGGAGAGCACCACTACAGGCTTGCCCATCAGTTCAAATGCCTATAGAAAAGAAACGACGGGAAGTAATTATTACTTCGCCATCTTTGAGGAAAATGCCAAATCCTTGCTGTATGCTACATACTTTGGTTCGGAAAGTCCTGAGAACCCATTTAATGAAAGAGGAGATCATCTTGACGGGGGTACTTGTCGATTTGATAAGAATGGCATTATTTATCATTCTGCCTGTGTTTGCAGAGGGAACGACGGTTTAGTTGGATTTCCTACGGAAAATGGTTTTCAGAAAAACCATAATAATTCCAACTGCAACATGGCAGCTTTTAAGTTTGATATTGATGACTTGGCTGCCAATTTTGATATTGTTGATGGCTCAAATGTAAATCCAGATGTAGTTTGTGCAGGAACAGAGATAAACCTACGTAATAACAGTGTGGGAGCTTTAACTTATCAATGGTCTATAAATAATGAAGTTATATCTCGACTAGAAAATGCAAAGTACACTTTTGAAGAAGGGGGGATTTATGAGCTCAAACTAGAAGCATTTAACAGGGTTAGCTGTGCTAAATCGGATTCTTTTCTCCGAAAAATAGAGGTTATTTTTTATGAAACAGAGATAAGTCCAGATACTACCGTTTGCCCTTTGGCAAGTATTCAACTAGTGGCAAATGGTGGTGAAAGTTATAAATGGTTTCCTAGTGAGCTATTAGTTAACGCTAACAGTTCTCGTCCGACAGCAAAGGTTAGTGAGAGCACCACATTTACGGTAGAAATAACAAACGAGCAATGTACCGTACGGAAAACACTGGATTTAATAGTGGACGACAAAAGTGATTTTCAAGTAGCTCCTGATTTGGAAGTTTGTACAGGGCAAGAAGTCAAGATATGGGCAAGCGGATTTGCCGATTATTTCGTTTGGAGTGTTCCTGAAGTAGGGGAGATAACTGATAGCGTTATTTTGGCTAGGCCGAAAAAAAATACTACTTATTTTGTGAAAGCATATTATCCAGATGGTTGTGTTTTGGATAATGCAGTAAACCTAACTGTAGACCAAAGTTTTGCACCTGCTTTTGATTATCTTTTAGATTACCACTGTGACCAAAGTTTTGATTTGATTTTTGAAAATAAATCACCTCAGACGGGAATCTTCACTTGGGATTTAGGCATAGGAGATAGTTTGAATACATTGGCACCAGTAGCTTATACCTATGCTAAAGCAGGTGATTATACTGTTAGGCTAAAAGCCACGAATGAAATTGGTTGTACTTTAGAAGTTGAAAAGGTAGTAAACATTCCAGAAAAGGCTCAGCTAATTCCAAACGCAATTTCTCCTAATGGGGATGGTAAAAATGAGACTTTTGTTATAGCAATTCCAGACGCAAGTTTGAATGTTTATAATAGATGGGGTAAATTAGATTATGAAAACCCGACTTATGATAATTCGTGGGGGACAGATGTGGAATCTGGAACCTATTTTTATGAGTTAAAATTGGTAAATGGTGAATTATGTAAAGGTTGGGTAGAAGTTTTTAAATGA
- a CDS encoding bifunctional UDP-3-O-[3-hydroxymyristoyl] N-acetylglucosamine deacetylase/3-hydroxyacyl-ACP dehydratase, which translates to MNTKQSTIGSEVSVKGVGLHSGEMVTLTICPAGINEGIVFQRIDIENSPKVPALVEYVVDTARGTVLEKNGAKVQTTEHILAAIGGLQVDNVLIKLDGPEIPILDGSAMPFVELLERAGLVEQNALRNYFTITEAVQLNDPDNSVELSALPLNDYKLTVMVDYNSKALPSQHALLHEIGNFKEHIASCRTFVFVHELEALYNAGLIKGGDINNAILIAEDEVSEDRVAELAKMLGKNKLTIGESGIVNDEPLKFKNEPARHKLLDLIGDLVLIGRPLKAHILAARPGHASNVALAKKITKVIADAAKAPPTFDVDAEPVFDITGIAKLLPHRYPFQLVDKIMSLNGSTVVGVKNITMNEPQFMGHFPENPVMPGVLQVEAIAQTGGVLVLTSTGEPEAYWPYLVGIDKCRFFRNVLPGDALVIRCSLLMPIRMGVAKMHGEAWVGSNLVCSVDMTARLVKKKND; encoded by the coding sequence ATGAATACTAAACAATCTACCATTGGTAGCGAAGTTTCTGTTAAAGGAGTAGGTCTTCATTCCGGGGAAATGGTTACGCTAACTATTTGTCCGGCTGGAATTAATGAAGGAATTGTTTTTCAACGAATTGATATTGAAAACAGCCCTAAAGTACCTGCTTTAGTAGAGTATGTAGTAGATACCGCTAGAGGTACCGTATTAGAAAAGAACGGTGCTAAAGTGCAAACAACTGAGCATATTTTGGCAGCAATTGGTGGTCTTCAAGTTGATAATGTCCTTATCAAACTAGACGGCCCCGAGATTCCAATATTGGATGGTAGTGCTATGCCTTTTGTAGAATTATTGGAAAGGGCTGGTTTAGTGGAGCAAAATGCTCTAAGAAACTATTTCACTATAACCGAGGCGGTTCAATTAAACGACCCAGACAATTCGGTAGAACTTTCAGCTCTTCCTCTAAATGATTATAAGCTCACTGTAATGGTGGATTATAACTCTAAGGCGTTGCCATCTCAGCATGCTTTATTGCATGAAATAGGAAACTTTAAAGAACATATTGCCTCATGTAGAACTTTTGTGTTCGTGCATGAGTTAGAAGCATTATATAACGCAGGTTTAATCAAAGGTGGTGATATTAATAATGCCATTTTGATAGCGGAAGATGAGGTAAGTGAAGACAGGGTAGCCGAATTGGCCAAAATGCTTGGTAAAAACAAGCTTACCATTGGTGAGTCTGGAATAGTGAATGATGAGCCTCTAAAATTCAAAAATGAACCTGCAAGGCATAAATTGTTAGATTTAATTGGCGATTTAGTTTTAATAGGTAGGCCTCTGAAAGCACATATTTTGGCGGCAAGACCTGGACACGCTTCGAATGTGGCTTTGGCAAAGAAAATTACCAAAGTTATTGCTGATGCTGCCAAGGCTCCACCAACATTTGATGTTGATGCAGAACCTGTTTTTGATATTACTGGTATAGCAAAATTGCTACCACATAGGTACCCATTCCAACTAGTTGACAAAATAATGTCTCTTAATGGTAGCACGGTAGTAGGAGTTAAAAACATTACTATGAATGAGCCGCAGTTTATGGGCCATTTTCCTGAGAATCCTGTTATGCCGGGCGTATTACAGGTAGAGGCTATTGCTCAAACTGGCGGAGTCTTAGTTTTGACATCAACTGGGGAACCTGAAGCGTATTGGCCTTATTTAGTGGGGATTGATAAATGCAGGTTTTTTAGAAATGTTTTACCGGGAGATGCGTTAGTTATTCGATGTTCGCTGTTAATGCCAATAAGAATGGGTGTTGCTAAGATGCATGGAGAGGCGTGGGTTGGTAGTAATCTGGTTTGTAGTGTGGATATGACGGCAAGGTTAGTTAAGAAAAAAAACGATTAG